In the Pseudonocardia cypriaca genome, one interval contains:
- a CDS encoding NDMA-dependent alcohol dehydrogenase: protein MSMTTRAAICREPRTPWEITDVELDDPRANEVRIRFHAAGMCHSDDHIQKGDARMRFPVVGGHEGAGVVEAVGAGVTRVAVGDHVVCSFIPACGACRYCSTGRQNLCDAGKNASTGEFPDGTFRFHLDGEDLGGLCVLGTFSQYAVVSEFSCIPIPDDIPFDVAALVSCGVPTGWGSAVYAAGVRAGDTVVIYGAGGVGSNAVQGARYAGAKNVVVVDPVAFKRDMAKVFGATHTFADAKAAHDFVVETTWGELADHAIITVGVLHDEVIANALQVVGKSGQVTITAVGNGSLAAPAGMLIGYQRRVQGAIFGACNPLHDVPRLLGLYRSGDLKLDELITRRYRLDQVNEGYQDMLDGKNVRGVIIHEH from the coding sequence CGCGCGCGAACGAGGTGCGCATCCGGTTCCACGCCGCGGGGATGTGCCACTCCGACGACCACATCCAGAAGGGCGACGCCCGGATGCGGTTCCCGGTCGTCGGTGGCCACGAGGGGGCCGGGGTGGTGGAGGCCGTCGGCGCGGGGGTCACCCGGGTCGCCGTCGGCGATCACGTCGTCTGCTCCTTCATCCCCGCGTGCGGGGCGTGCCGGTACTGCTCGACCGGCCGGCAGAACCTTTGCGACGCGGGCAAGAACGCGTCGACGGGGGAGTTCCCGGACGGGACCTTCCGGTTCCACCTCGACGGTGAGGACCTCGGCGGGCTGTGCGTGCTCGGCACCTTCTCCCAGTACGCGGTGGTATCGGAGTTCTCGTGCATCCCGATCCCGGACGACATCCCGTTCGACGTCGCCGCCCTGGTGAGCTGCGGGGTCCCGACGGGCTGGGGCTCTGCGGTGTACGCGGCGGGTGTGCGGGCCGGGGACACGGTCGTGATCTACGGCGCGGGTGGTGTGGGCAGCAACGCCGTGCAGGGCGCGCGGTACGCGGGCGCGAAGAACGTGGTGGTCGTGGATCCGGTGGCGTTCAAGCGGGACATGGCGAAGGTGTTCGGGGCCACCCACACGTTCGCCGACGCGAAGGCCGCGCACGACTTCGTGGTGGAGACGACCTGGGGTGAGCTCGCCGACCACGCGATCATCACCGTCGGCGTGCTGCACGACGAGGTCATCGCGAACGCGCTCCAGGTCGTCGGCAAGAGCGGACAGGTGACGATCACCGCCGTCGGCAACGGGTCCCTCGCCGCCCCGGCAGGCATGCTGATCGGCTACCAGCGCCGCGTGCAGGGCGCGATCTTCGGCGCCTGCAATCCGCTCCACGACGTCCCGCGGTTGCTCGGCCTCTACCGCTCCGGCGACCTCAAGCTCGACGAGCTGATCACCCGCCGCTACCGGCTCGACCAGGTCAACGAGGGCTACCAGGACATGCTCGACGGCAAGAACGTCCGCGGCGTGATCATCCACGAGCACTGA
- a CDS encoding LLM class F420-dependent oxidoreductase — translation MTTVRLRVLMEPRHGARYEEILALALATEEAGFDAFFRSDHLMGVDPDDPAYRPTECWTTLGGLARETRRVRLGALVTAATYREPGLLAAIVASVDEMSGGRVELGLGTGWYEREHAAFGIPFPPRAERFDRLEEQLAVVTGLWSGPGFSFTGTHYRVEDNRTPPRPVQRPHPPIIVGGSGPKRTPAIAARFASEFNAALTVDGGVTGLRERFAGFARACEAIGRDPGDARLSAVLPVACGATAAETDRRAGVMRSELIRANAVIGSPSEVTERIGKVAEAGADTVYLHIYDIHDLDHIALIGAEVLPHVALSRTGASA, via the coding sequence ATGACCACGGTTCGGCTCCGGGTGCTCATGGAGCCCCGCCACGGCGCCCGCTACGAGGAGATCCTGGCGCTCGCGCTGGCCACCGAGGAGGCCGGGTTCGACGCGTTCTTCCGCTCCGACCACCTGATGGGTGTCGACCCGGACGACCCGGCCTACCGGCCGACCGAGTGCTGGACGACCCTCGGCGGGCTGGCCCGCGAGACCAGGCGGGTGCGGCTGGGCGCGCTGGTCACGGCGGCGACGTACCGGGAGCCAGGGCTCCTCGCGGCGATCGTGGCGTCCGTCGACGAGATGAGCGGGGGGCGGGTCGAGCTGGGGCTGGGCACCGGCTGGTACGAGCGCGAGCACGCGGCGTTCGGGATCCCGTTCCCGCCGCGGGCGGAGCGGTTCGACCGCCTGGAGGAGCAGCTCGCCGTCGTCACCGGGTTGTGGTCGGGCCCCGGGTTCTCCTTCACCGGCACCCACTACCGGGTCGAGGACAACCGCACGCCGCCGCGACCGGTCCAGCGGCCGCACCCGCCGATCATCGTCGGCGGCAGCGGACCGAAGCGCACCCCGGCGATCGCGGCGCGGTTCGCGTCGGAGTTCAACGCGGCGCTGACGGTCGACGGCGGCGTCACGGGGCTGCGCGAGCGGTTCGCCGGGTTCGCCCGCGCCTGCGAGGCGATCGGGCGCGACCCGGGCGACGCGCGCCTCTCGGCGGTGCTGCCGGTGGCGTGCGGCGCCACGGCGGCCGAGACCGACCGGCGGGCCGGCGTGATGAGGTCCGAGCTGATCCGGGCGAACGCCGTGATCGGTTCGCCCTCCGAGGTGACCGAGCGGATCGGCAAGGTCGCCGAGGCCGGTGCCGACACGGTCTACCTGCACATCTACGACATCCACGACCTCGACCACATCGCGCTGATCGGCGCCGAGGTGCTGCCGCACGTCGCGCTGTCCAGAACGGGGGCCTCTGCATGA
- a CDS encoding NDMA-dependent alcohol dehydrogenase, translating to MSLTTRAAIARQPHTGWELVDLQLDEPKAHEVRVKFAAAGLCHSDDHITQGDAPVRLPIVGGHEGAGVVESVGPDVRRVQPGDRIVCSYIPACGACRPCSTGHQNMCVKGLNAGTGMFLDGTFRFHLGDEDLGGFCTVGSFSQYAVVSEWACIPLPDDIPFEIGALVGCGVPTGWGSAVYAAGVRAGDTVVIYGAGGVGSNAVQGARYAGAKNVVVVDPVAFKRDMAKVFGATHTFADAKAAHDFVVETTWGQLADHAICTPGVLTAEVVDAAVQVVGKGGKVTVTAVGKLGENAVTVHAGQMIIYQRQVRGALFGDCNPLHDVPKLLGLYRSGDLKLDELITRRYSLDEINQGYRDMTDGKNIRGVLVHEG from the coding sequence ATGAGTCTTACGACCCGCGCCGCGATCGCGCGGCAGCCGCACACCGGCTGGGAGCTCGTCGACCTGCAGCTCGACGAGCCCAAGGCGCACGAGGTGCGCGTGAAGTTCGCCGCCGCCGGCCTGTGCCACTCCGACGACCACATCACGCAGGGCGACGCGCCGGTGCGGCTGCCGATCGTCGGCGGTCACGAGGGCGCGGGCGTCGTGGAGTCGGTCGGGCCGGACGTGCGGCGCGTGCAGCCGGGCGATCGGATCGTCTGCTCCTACATCCCGGCCTGCGGGGCCTGCCGGCCGTGCTCGACGGGGCACCAGAACATGTGCGTGAAGGGCCTCAACGCGGGCACCGGGATGTTCCTCGACGGGACCTTCCGGTTCCACCTGGGAGATGAGGACCTCGGAGGCTTCTGCACCGTCGGATCGTTCTCCCAGTACGCGGTGGTGTCGGAGTGGGCGTGCATCCCGCTGCCCGACGACATCCCGTTCGAGATCGGTGCCCTCGTCGGGTGCGGGGTGCCCACCGGATGGGGTTCGGCGGTTTACGCGGCGGGCGTGCGGGCCGGGGACACCGTGGTGATCTACGGCGCGGGTGGCGTGGGCAGCAACGCCGTGCAGGGCGCGCGGTACGCGGGCGCGAAGAACGTGGTCGTGGTCGACCCGGTGGCGTTCAAGCGGGACATGGCGAAGGTGTTCGGGGCCACCCACACGTTCGCCGACGCGAAGGCTGCGCACGACTTCGTGGTGGAGACGACCTGGGGCCAGCTCGCCGACCACGCGATCTGCACCCCGGGCGTGCTCACCGCCGAGGTCGTCGACGCCGCCGTCCAGGTCGTCGGCAAGGGCGGCAAGGTCACGGTCACCGCCGTCGGCAAGCTGGGCGAGAACGCCGTCACCGTGCACGCCGGGCAGATGATCATCTACCAGCGGCAGGTGCGCGGCGCGCTCTTCGGCGACTGCAACCCGCTCCACGACGTCCCCAAGCTGCTCGGGTTGTACCGCTCCGGCGACCTCAAGCTCGACGAGCTGATCACCCGGCGCTACTCGCTCGACGAGATCAACCAGGGCTACCGGGACATGACGGATGGCAAGAACATCCGCGGCGTCCTGGTCCACGAGGGCTGA
- a CDS encoding phenylacetate--CoA ligase family protein encodes MDVPGFLAADDVDAVTELLRAQLEGLPARSPLYADHLAEHGVTPAAFATLDDLRKFPFTTKQMLRDSQAAAPPLGRHAGVSMSEVVRVHASTGTTGRPSWVGVTRRDAAAWTDMVARAFRTMGATREDVVLHGAGLTLFVGGLPIRDALERIGSTVVPIGTGASEKAVLALETLGVTALHSTPSYARYLAEYLRGLGRDPKEFGLRKVFVGGEPGGGEPAFRAHVESEWGAPVTEGLGNADMAPVLFGEQPSSGGMRFTGGRHVVVELIDPDSGEPIGAEPGATGELVYTAVDRECCPLVRFRTRDRVLVTGRAADGAPLIRCVGRTDDMLIVLGVNVFPSAVRDLVQTLHPRTTGAVQIVLPEAGPRVEPPLRVDVEWGEQPGDREQLTRDVEALVRNRLSVRAAVTLVPPGSLERSEMKSRLTRLAS; translated from the coding sequence GTGGACGTTCCAGGATTCCTGGCAGCCGACGACGTCGACGCCGTCACCGAGCTGCTGCGCGCGCAGCTGGAGGGGCTGCCGGCGAGGTCGCCGCTCTACGCCGACCACCTCGCCGAGCACGGGGTCACCCCCGCGGCCTTCGCCACGCTCGACGACCTGCGCAAGTTCCCCTTCACCACCAAGCAGATGCTCCGCGACTCGCAGGCCGCCGCGCCGCCGCTCGGCCGGCACGCGGGCGTGTCGATGAGCGAGGTCGTGCGGGTGCACGCTTCCACCGGCACCACCGGGCGGCCGAGCTGGGTGGGCGTGACCCGGCGCGACGCCGCGGCCTGGACCGACATGGTGGCGCGCGCCTTCCGAACGATGGGCGCCACCCGGGAGGACGTCGTGCTGCACGGCGCGGGCCTCACGCTCTTCGTCGGCGGTCTGCCGATCCGCGACGCGCTCGAGCGGATCGGCTCCACCGTGGTGCCGATCGGGACCGGGGCGTCGGAGAAGGCGGTGCTCGCGCTGGAGACGCTCGGCGTGACGGCCCTGCACTCCACCCCGTCCTACGCCCGGTACCTGGCCGAGTACCTCCGGGGCCTCGGCCGGGACCCGAAGGAGTTCGGCCTGCGCAAGGTCTTCGTCGGGGGAGAGCCCGGTGGCGGCGAACCCGCGTTCCGGGCGCACGTCGAGAGCGAGTGGGGCGCCCCGGTGACCGAGGGGCTCGGCAACGCCGACATGGCCCCCGTCCTGTTCGGCGAGCAGCCGAGCAGCGGCGGGATGCGGTTCACCGGCGGCCGGCACGTCGTCGTGGAGCTGATCGACCCCGACAGCGGCGAGCCGATCGGCGCCGAACCCGGCGCGACCGGCGAGCTCGTCTACACCGCGGTCGACCGCGAGTGCTGCCCGCTGGTGCGCTTCCGCACCCGCGACCGGGTTCTCGTCACCGGCCGCGCCGCCGACGGGGCGCCGCTGATCCGCTGCGTCGGCCGCACCGACGACATGCTGATCGTGCTGGGCGTGAACGTCTTCCCCTCCGCGGTGCGCGACCTCGTGCAGACCCTGCACCCGCGCACGACCGGAGCCGTGCAGATCGTGCTGCCGGAAGCCGGACCGCGCGTGGAGCCGCCGCTGCGGGTGGACGTCGAGTGGGGCGAGCAGCCCGGCGACCGCGAGCAGCTCACCCGCGACGTCGAGGCGCTCGTCCGCAACCGCCTGTCCGTGCGCGCGGCCGTCACGCTCGTGCCGCCCGGCTCGCTCGAACGCTCCGAGATGAAGTCCCGGCTCACCCGCCTCGCGAGCTGA
- a CDS encoding UGSC family (seleno)protein, translating to MPNAILDPTGGASPVAAPFAPAPRKHDLAGARIGLLENTKQNAALLLDEVGKLLVAEHGAAAVTLVRTKTAFALPASDELVAEYAGECDVVITGVGDCGSCSASAAADGVAFERAGLPAAVICSDAFVATADAMAALRGAPGYRYLTTPHPVAILTPDQVRERAAQLAGEVAGLLTGSGA from the coding sequence ATGCCGAACGCGATCCTGGATCCCACCGGCGGCGCGTCCCCGGTCGCCGCCCCGTTCGCGCCCGCCCCCCGCAAGCACGACCTCGCGGGCGCCCGCATCGGGCTGCTGGAGAACACCAAGCAGAACGCCGCGCTGCTGCTCGACGAGGTCGGCAAGCTGCTGGTCGCCGAGCACGGCGCGGCGGCCGTGACGCTCGTGCGCACCAAGACCGCGTTCGCCCTCCCCGCCTCCGACGAGCTCGTGGCCGAGTACGCAGGCGAGTGCGACGTCGTGATCACCGGCGTCGGCGACTGCGGGTCGTGCAGCGCGTCGGCCGCGGCCGACGGCGTGGCGTTCGAGCGGGCCGGGCTGCCGGCCGCCGTGATCTGCAGCGACGCCTTCGTGGCCACGGCCGACGCGATGGCCGCACTGCGCGGCGCGCCCGGCTACCGCTACCTCACCACGCCGCACCCCGTCGCGATCCTGACCCCGGACCAGGTGCGGGAGCGGGCGGCGCAGCTCGCGGGCGAAGTCGCCGGGCTGCTCACCGGGAGCGGCGCATGA